A genomic window from Streptomyces sp. NBC_00234 includes:
- a CDS encoding ATP-binding protein yields the protein MLRGVVVRPLLAVDESGSLRTLHVRIAAEAAGVAERTVWRWLSEGRDGQIEARSRRGGLSLGDGLWAVLGEVGGNVAALHRRLDEAETAGRLGEWGLESAPSAATLHRVVRRDLRAGRVLEIARPAKTRIEPSHYDRALAELRLTAGPEGPLVLDSGQTQDQPQSGPQTVASQRGSPRAGGVRLYAPGAQLVSTRQLSGVVEAVGHTVAARGVCCVYGDTGHGKTVAVQQALHLLPARTPVWRAVVAVKPGLPQLRAALLDALGLPAGALTHRAGAADRALAEALGQPGVLFLDDVQRLTPPLLDYLRQLWDEPGTVAALVLCGAGSERAVARAAALRSRVLTWHQVDRMDTNQVPDTLQLFHPVWDAADPADLAWADASTARGNFRTWAKITSHVYAALHRSPGAVDRALLERACSRLGPYT from the coding sequence TTGCTGCGCGGTGTGGTCGTGCGGCCTCTGCTGGCGGTGGACGAGAGCGGATCGCTCAGGACGCTCCATGTGCGGATCGCGGCCGAGGCCGCGGGGGTGGCGGAGCGGACGGTGTGGCGGTGGCTGTCCGAGGGCCGTGACGGTCAGATCGAGGCCCGGTCGCGGCGGGGCGGTCTTTCGTTGGGTGACGGTTTGTGGGCGGTGCTCGGTGAGGTGGGCGGGAATGTCGCGGCGTTGCACCGGCGGCTGGATGAGGCGGAGACGGCAGGAAGGTTGGGGGAGTGGGGCTTGGAGTCGGCCCCGTCGGCGGCAACGTTGCATCGTGTGGTGCGCAGGGATCTCCGGGCGGGCCGGGTATTGGAGATCGCCCGGCCGGCGAAGACCCGCATCGAGCCCAGCCATTACGACCGGGCGCTGGCAGAGCTGCGGCTCACAGCGGGCCCTGAGGGGCCGCTGGTCCTGGACAGCGGGCAGACACAGGACCAGCCGCAGTCCGGGCCGCAGACAGTGGCATCCCAGCGGGGGTCGCCGCGGGCGGGTGGGGTGCGGTTGTACGCGCCGGGGGCCCAGCTGGTCTCGACACGGCAGCTCAGCGGTGTGGTGGAGGCGGTCGGCCATACGGTGGCCGCGCGTGGGGTGTGCTGTGTGTACGGGGATACGGGCCACGGGAAGACGGTGGCGGTCCAGCAAGCTCTGCATCTGCTGCCGGCCCGGACTCCGGTGTGGCGGGCGGTGGTGGCGGTCAAACCAGGTCTGCCGCAACTGCGGGCCGCGTTGCTCGACGCGCTCGGTCTGCCCGCGGGTGCGTTGACGCACCGGGCCGGTGCGGCGGACCGGGCGCTGGCGGAGGCACTTGGACAGCCGGGGGTGTTGTTCCTGGATGATGTCCAGCGCCTGACGCCGCCGTTGCTGGACTACCTGCGTCAGCTCTGGGACGAGCCGGGCACGGTCGCGGCGCTGGTGTTGTGCGGGGCGGGCAGTGAGCGGGCTGTTGCCCGGGCAGCGGCGCTGAGGTCGAGGGTGCTCACCTGGCACCAGGTGGACCGCATGGACACGAACCAGGTGCCTGACACGCTGCAGTTGTTCCATCCGGTGTGGGACGCGGCTGATCCTGCGGATCTCGCGTGGGCGGATGCTTCTACCGCCCGCGGCAACTTCCGGACCTGGGCGAAGATCACCTCGCACGTCTACGCCGCCCTCCACCGTAGCCCCGGTGCGGTCGACCGCGCGCTGCTGGAACGGGCGTGCAGCCGGCTGGGCCCCTACACCTGA
- a CDS encoding helix-turn-helix domain-containing protein produces MTETQAALRTLAHNVRSARTRAGLSLDELGRRAKVSKGALVGLEKAQGNPNFATLVRLADTLGVSVSALMDGPAEGRVRVVSASTVMPLWAGERGSEARLMLTTSGSAPVEVWRWRLEPGEEYPSHPHQAGVVETVSVTAGRMVLVVDGAEHPVEAGQTATFDGDAPHTYRGVGDEPCHLIMTVHLPPGPASPA; encoded by the coding sequence GTGACCGAGACACAGGCGGCCCTGCGCACGCTCGCGCACAACGTCCGCTCGGCCCGCACTCGCGCCGGCCTTTCCCTGGACGAACTCGGCCGCCGGGCCAAGGTCAGCAAGGGGGCCTTGGTCGGGCTGGAGAAGGCGCAGGGAAATCCGAACTTCGCGACCCTGGTCCGGCTTGCCGACACGCTGGGTGTCTCGGTCTCCGCGCTGATGGATGGTCCGGCCGAAGGGCGCGTCCGTGTGGTTTCGGCCAGCACTGTGATGCCGCTGTGGGCGGGCGAGCGCGGCAGCGAGGCCCGGCTCATGCTGACGACCTCGGGCTCCGCTCCGGTCGAGGTGTGGCGCTGGCGTCTCGAGCCGGGCGAGGAGTACCCCAGCCACCCTCATCAGGCCGGCGTCGTGGAGACCGTCAGCGTCACCGCGGGACGCATGGTCCTGGTCGTCGACGGTGCGGAGCACCCCGTCGAAGCCGGGCAGACCGCCACGTTCGACGGTGACGCCCCCCATACCTATCGCGGGGTGGGCGACGAGCCCTGCCACCTGATCATGACCGTCCATCTGCCACCCGGGCCCGCATCCCCGGCTTGA
- a CDS encoding FMN-binding negative transcriptional regulator, which translates to MFIQPWDTALDEAEWQTWIAEGHDFGLLSVNGLLGHAPTTVPTHFVPDGKQLLIHLARPNPVWESIEYDPNVTFTVIGDYAFVPGPWRAKPGTPPTEGVPTSYYAAVQFICQAHIVDEPQAKAELLRRQMAHFQPAGDHAPIEVDQAPYGRMLPGIRGLTLEVTEVRAKFKYDDHKPVEHRAAVADHLTAREQALDEPTARQQRRRLDRIGPWKS; encoded by the coding sequence ATGTTCATCCAGCCCTGGGACACCGCCCTGGACGAGGCCGAATGGCAGACCTGGATCGCCGAAGGCCACGACTTCGGACTACTCAGCGTCAACGGTTTGCTTGGCCACGCGCCCACCACCGTGCCGACCCACTTCGTCCCCGACGGCAAGCAACTGCTGATCCATCTGGCCCGCCCGAACCCGGTCTGGGAGTCGATCGAGTACGACCCGAACGTCACCTTCACCGTGATCGGCGACTACGCCTTCGTCCCCGGCCCCTGGCGCGCCAAGCCCGGCACGCCTCCCACCGAAGGCGTGCCCACCAGCTACTACGCCGCCGTCCAGTTCATCTGCCAGGCCCACATCGTCGACGAGCCGCAAGCCAAGGCCGAGCTACTGCGCCGACAGATGGCCCACTTCCAGCCCGCCGGCGACCACGCCCCCATCGAGGTCGACCAGGCACCGTACGGGCGGATGCTGCCCGGCATCCGCGGCCTGACGCTGGAGGTGACGGAGGTCCGGGCCAAATTCAAATACGACGACCACAAGCCCGTAGAGCACCGCGCCGCCGTCGCTGACCACCTCACCGCCCGCGAGCAGGCCCTCGACGAGCCCACAGCGCGCCAGCAGCGGCGCCGCCTGGACCGCATCGGCCCGTGGAAATCCTGA
- a CDS encoding B3/B4 domain-containing protein produces MTAFRITSAVANAFPDTLIAVVTASGLRGREPWPDTAAALDDLEQQLAAGTWTPADESDPRIASWHTAYRSFGTNPRRIRPSVDALGRRMAKKGTLPRINPAVDSYNAVSVHHGLPAGAFDLDHVTGDVEIRYADGTEEFTPLGEPDTTENPKPGEIIYTDATGVLTRHWNHRDAHRTRVTEDSTRVAFVLETLHATRDGHLLKIAAEELHGLLMLHAEQTRVHYLSPEQHEATA; encoded by the coding sequence ATGACCGCCTTTCGCATCACCTCCGCCGTCGCCAACGCCTTCCCCGACACTCTCATCGCCGTGGTCACCGCCAGCGGACTGCGCGGCCGCGAACCCTGGCCCGACACCGCCGCCGCCCTCGACGACCTCGAACAGCAGCTGGCCGCCGGTACCTGGACCCCGGCCGACGAGAGCGACCCGCGTATCGCGTCGTGGCACACCGCCTACCGCTCTTTCGGCACCAACCCCCGCCGCATCCGCCCCAGCGTCGACGCCCTGGGACGCCGCATGGCCAAGAAGGGCACCCTGCCGCGCATCAATCCGGCCGTCGACTCCTACAACGCTGTCTCCGTCCACCACGGCCTGCCCGCAGGAGCCTTCGACCTCGACCACGTCACCGGCGATGTCGAGATCCGGTACGCGGACGGCACCGAGGAGTTCACCCCGCTCGGCGAACCCGACACCACCGAGAACCCCAAGCCCGGTGAGATCATCTACACCGATGCCACCGGTGTGCTGACCCGGCACTGGAACCACCGCGACGCCCACCGCACTCGCGTCACCGAGGACTCCACCCGCGTCGCCTTCGTCCTCGAAACCCTCCACGCCACCCGCGACGGCCACCTGCTCAAGATCGCCGCCGAAGAGCTGCACGGCCTGCTGATGCTCCACGCCGAGCAGACACGCGTGCACTACCTCAGCCCGGAACAGCATGAAGCCACAGCGTGA
- a CDS encoding EamA family transporter: protein MIALLLALGSSLAYGCADFLGGLGARKAHVLRTVMVAAPASLAVELLLWPVLGASFSPAALGWGAASGVASAAAFALLYKTLAIGPMNVLSPITALVSAALPVAVGLLQGEHLGTAGLLGLPLALVAVVLVSAGHGTGSSRPSRTALLLALGAGAAIALQLIFLHQAPSDSGVAPLIIGRAVSSAVTLTAAGLLHRRLGPEKPAYALSAAAGVLDSLANLLFLLAARSGDLTVVAVITALYPAGTVLLARSVLAERIHKGQIIGLGAAAVAVSLLALT, encoded by the coding sequence GTGATAGCTCTACTGCTGGCCCTGGGCAGCTCACTGGCCTACGGATGCGCCGACTTCCTCGGCGGTCTGGGCGCCCGCAAGGCCCACGTGCTCCGCACTGTGATGGTCGCCGCGCCAGCCAGCCTGGCGGTCGAGCTGCTGTTGTGGCCCGTGCTCGGGGCCTCATTCAGCCCCGCCGCGCTCGGCTGGGGCGCCGCCTCCGGGGTGGCCTCGGCCGCCGCGTTCGCCCTGCTCTACAAGACCCTCGCCATCGGCCCGATGAACGTGCTCTCCCCGATCACCGCGCTGGTGTCCGCCGCGCTCCCGGTCGCGGTGGGCCTCCTGCAGGGCGAGCACCTGGGGACGGCCGGCCTTTTGGGTCTGCCGCTGGCGCTGGTCGCGGTCGTGCTGGTCAGCGCCGGACACGGGACAGGCTCGTCCCGGCCGTCGCGTACGGCGCTGCTGCTGGCCCTCGGCGCGGGCGCGGCCATCGCACTGCAGCTGATCTTCCTGCACCAGGCGCCGTCCGACAGCGGCGTGGCACCGTTGATCATCGGCAGAGCGGTCTCCTCGGCCGTCACACTGACCGCGGCCGGCCTCCTGCACCGCAGGCTCGGCCCCGAGAAGCCCGCCTACGCCCTGTCGGCCGCCGCCGGAGTGCTGGACTCGCTGGCGAACCTGCTGTTCCTGCTCGCCGCACGCAGCGGCGACCTCACCGTCGTCGCCGTGATCACCGCCCTCTACCCGGCCGGCACCGTCCTGCTCGCCCGCAGCGTGCTCGCCGAACGCATCCACAAGGGACAGATCATCGGCCTCGGCGCAGCCGCAGTCGCCGTCAGCCTCCTCGCCCTCACCTGA